The proteins below come from a single Crossiella sp. CA-258035 genomic window:
- a CDS encoding AfsR/SARP family transcriptional regulator yields the protein MTLEFRLLGPTETVHNGQLLPALPGKHRTVLAALLLRPGRPVSITELTEQVWEQPPRNPKNALQTYIRRMRATLPEPVLRTTATGYLAEVQPDSVDLHRFRALVAEAGGDPHAERATLRAALALWRGPALSDVFSPALRVTAAGLEAERQQALERRIDLDLALGGHAELVPELQQLTTQDPLRERHWAQLMLALAGSGRQAEALQAFQTASETLSRLLGIRPSPELRAQHQAILTEQHPRATPPPAPRGGLPIHQLPLDINDFVGRAELVEAITTAPHGCTVIYGQPGVGKTALAVHIGHLLKDRYPDGQLYVDLRGYSPEEKPTTFAVLARFLRAFGLTESEIPADEPGRARLYQSLLADRRFLVLLDNAADATTVAPLVPTGKHCRTLITSRGVIPGLPECRRVTLDVLNPAEARTLLTRILGPDLVEAHPAESAQLADLCARLPLALRVAAANIAGLSSPDLGAYLHRLAGRDRLAELAIDDDQDTVVRRAFDLSYRALTVPARRMFRLSSVTPGSDLTEPTAAALAGEPAGAALAELADAHLVDEYRPGRYRAHDLLHLYAAERHQAEDAPADRAAAEHRLLEHCLTGTVQLIGLLYGPRTETALDDWSPQRAWPRPRTAAEGLEWFDTEFATLTGVQGRAVDADPERAALLGIAMLRVLYIQYQHAEQVVLARRTVEAADRAGALRAGADARGILSEILLWRRDYRTSVRLGAEAKLVFTRLGLPAGEALALIRIGHAHGLAGRLDRSQVYFERAHRIATAAGSRLVQGVALTHLGAATMRLGRLAESGAQVSAAIEIFAELGAAGLETLALADLADQQVRLGRPELAVRSLSRCRDLRWKLGIALPESVGAGLIAEAYAELGDYEQAQRQITALRTDPYPVRRRLNSAYGLLAEGIAEHRRGRPRLAADRFAAAYQQAAPLGQFQEMTQALLGNALAHLDLAELPEARRVAGEAVALARRTHQRTFEARGLLALARAEQRLGATAVAAQHARAALTAFQETGYEGGTGQTLALLAELDAAQPSR from the coding sequence GTGACACTGGAGTTCCGGCTGCTCGGCCCCACCGAGACAGTCCACAATGGACAGCTCCTGCCCGCGCTGCCCGGCAAGCACCGCACCGTGCTGGCCGCGCTGCTGCTGCGCCCAGGGCGGCCGGTGAGCATCACCGAGCTGACCGAGCAGGTGTGGGAGCAGCCCCCGCGCAACCCGAAGAACGCGCTGCAGACCTACATCCGCCGCATGCGCGCCACCCTGCCCGAACCGGTGCTGCGCACCACCGCCACCGGCTACCTGGCCGAGGTCCAGCCCGATTCCGTTGACCTGCACCGCTTCCGCGCCCTGGTCGCCGAAGCGGGCGGCGACCCGCACGCCGAACGCGCCACCCTGCGCGCCGCACTGGCACTGTGGCGTGGCCCCGCGCTCTCCGACGTCTTCTCCCCCGCCCTGCGGGTCACCGCGGCCGGACTGGAAGCCGAACGGCAGCAGGCGCTGGAACGCCGGATCGACCTGGACCTGGCCCTGGGCGGGCACGCCGAGCTGGTGCCGGAGCTGCAACAGCTGACCACCCAGGACCCGCTGCGCGAACGGCACTGGGCCCAGCTGATGCTCGCGCTGGCCGGCTCCGGCCGCCAAGCCGAGGCGCTGCAAGCCTTCCAGACCGCGAGCGAGACCCTGAGCAGACTGCTCGGCATCCGCCCGTCCCCGGAACTGCGCGCCCAGCACCAGGCCATCCTGACCGAACAGCACCCCCGCGCCACCCCGCCCCCTGCCCCGCGCGGCGGCCTGCCCATCCACCAGCTCCCGTTGGACATCAACGACTTCGTCGGCCGCGCGGAGCTGGTCGAGGCCATCACCACGGCCCCGCACGGCTGCACGGTGATCTACGGCCAGCCCGGCGTCGGCAAGACCGCGCTGGCCGTGCACATCGGCCACCTGCTCAAGGACCGCTACCCCGACGGCCAGCTCTACGTCGACCTGCGCGGCTACTCCCCCGAGGAGAAACCCACCACCTTCGCCGTGCTGGCCCGCTTCCTGCGCGCCTTCGGCCTCACCGAGTCCGAGATCCCCGCCGACGAACCGGGCCGCGCCCGCCTGTACCAGTCCCTGCTGGCCGACCGCCGCTTCCTGGTCCTGCTGGACAACGCCGCCGACGCCACCACGGTCGCCCCCCTGGTGCCCACCGGCAAGCACTGCCGCACCCTGATCACCAGCCGCGGCGTCATCCCCGGCCTGCCGGAGTGCCGCCGCGTCACCCTGGACGTCCTCAACCCGGCCGAAGCCCGAACCCTGCTCACCCGCATCCTCGGCCCGGACCTGGTCGAGGCCCACCCAGCCGAGTCCGCCCAGCTGGCTGACCTGTGCGCCCGGCTGCCGCTCGCACTGCGGGTGGCCGCGGCCAACATCGCGGGCCTGTCCTCCCCCGACCTCGGCGCCTACCTGCACCGCCTGGCCGGCCGCGACCGGCTCGCCGAACTGGCCATCGACGACGACCAGGACACGGTGGTCCGCCGCGCCTTCGACCTGTCCTACCGCGCGCTGACCGTCCCGGCCCGCCGGATGTTCCGGCTGTCGAGCGTGACGCCCGGCTCGGACCTCACCGAACCGACCGCGGCGGCGCTCGCCGGGGAACCGGCCGGGGCCGCACTGGCCGAACTGGCCGACGCGCACCTGGTCGACGAGTACCGGCCGGGGCGCTACCGCGCGCACGACCTGCTCCACCTCTACGCCGCGGAACGCCACCAGGCCGAGGACGCCCCCGCGGACCGGGCGGCCGCCGAACACCGGCTGCTCGAGCACTGCCTGACCGGCACGGTGCAGTTGATCGGCCTGCTGTACGGGCCGCGCACCGAGACCGCGCTCGACGACTGGTCGCCCCAGCGGGCCTGGCCGCGACCGCGCACCGCGGCCGAGGGCCTGGAGTGGTTCGACACCGAGTTCGCCACCCTGACCGGGGTGCAGGGGCGCGCTGTCGACGCCGATCCGGAGCGGGCGGCGCTGCTGGGCATCGCGATGCTGCGGGTGCTCTACATCCAGTACCAGCACGCCGAGCAGGTCGTCCTCGCCCGGCGCACCGTCGAAGCAGCGGACCGGGCCGGAGCGCTCCGGGCGGGCGCGGACGCGCGGGGCATCCTGAGCGAGATCCTGCTCTGGCGGCGGGACTACCGCACCAGTGTGCGGCTGGGCGCTGAGGCCAAGCTGGTCTTTACCCGGCTCGGCCTGCCCGCGGGCGAAGCCCTCGCGCTGATCCGCATCGGCCACGCCCACGGCCTCGCCGGCCGGCTGGACCGGTCCCAGGTGTACTTCGAGCGCGCCCACCGGATCGCCACCGCGGCGGGTTCGCGGCTGGTCCAGGGGGTGGCGCTGACCCACCTCGGCGCGGCGACCATGCGGCTGGGCCGCCTCGCCGAGTCCGGCGCGCAGGTCTCCGCCGCGATCGAGATCTTCGCCGAGCTCGGCGCGGCGGGGCTGGAGACGCTCGCCCTGGCCGACCTCGCCGATCAGCAGGTCCGCCTCGGGCGGCCCGAGCTGGCCGTGCGCAGCCTGTCGCGCTGCCGGGACCTGCGCTGGAAACTGGGTATCGCGCTCCCGGAGTCCGTCGGCGCCGGCCTGATCGCCGAGGCCTACGCGGAGCTGGGCGACTACGAGCAGGCGCAGCGGCAGATCACCGCGCTGCGGACCGACCCGTACCCGGTGCGGCGCAGGCTCAACAGCGCCTACGGGCTGCTCGCCGAGGGCATCGCGGAGCACCGGCGGGGACGGCCCCGGCTCGCCGCCGACCGCTTCGCCGCCGCCTACCAGCAGGCGGCCCCGCTCGGCCAGTTCCAGGAGATGACGCAGGCGCTGCTCGGCAACGCCCTGGCCCACCTCGACCTGGCCGAACTGCCCGAGGCCCGGCGGGTCGCCGGCGAGGCGGTCGCCCTGGCCCGGCGGACCCACCAGCGGACCTTCGAGGCCCGCGGCCTGCTGGCGCTGGCCAGGGCCGAACAGCGGCTGGGCGCGACCGCGGTGGCGGCCCAGCACGCGCGGGCCGCGCTGACCGCTTTCCAGGAGACCGGCTACGAGGGTGGCACCGGGCAGACGCTGGCGCTGCTCGCCGAGCTGGACGCGGCTCAGCCGTCCAGGTAA
- a CDS encoding BTAD domain-containing putative transcriptional regulator has protein sequence MTGLEFQVLGPLQVSRAGRVLRIGAAQHRVLLACLLLSPGKPIEADAIAGHLWPREAARPRNPRGAVHTYVQRLRARLGAEVIRTVAHGYLLDVPPEAVDLHRFAAHLRRADEAQDTEVEHAELTAALAQWHGEPFADVPAPGFTEPEAARWQERRLTALARRIQLDLDRGEHNAVIGELQLLTRRHPVREVFWSQLMVALYRAQRPAEAVQVYATAAATLQAELGISPGARLRWTHEAVLTNAPGLAAPPPAAELWRPACQLPSDISDFTGRHTELTELGELLARQREQRVLVCGQPGIGKTALAVRAGHLLRPAFPDGQLYVNLRGYCPGEQLDPAQVLGQFLRALGVPADQVPYRTADRISRYRALLAGRRVLVLLDNAGSAAQLLPLLPDTPGCAALVTSRNALSTVDCHRIRLDPLGEQDSLDLIGAILGPEHLAAHRAAAAELAGLCARLPLALRIAAANLTVRGEPDLPGYVHELATGNRLAALAIDGDDDAAVHRAFDLSYATLSPAAQRVFRDLGLVPGPDFTAAHAAVLTGCTREEAAELLHQLATAHLVQEHREGRYQFHDLLRLYTGRQRDLEDPPEAVAEARQRLLAYLLDCASYAAVLLYAEAPREGVGEQAPFTDSDGAKHWLDAERATLVAAVLATQEQPDELCVALATALTTHFWTNGHFEEQVLSCEAGLRSARRQGLVLGQADMHNALSGALSVYGRVAEAVRHGALAVCRYREVGSRSGKAMALTNIGMAYEVATRFHRAIARYTEAIRLSAEAGFPAGEGYASQGLHSAYVAVGRLPEAVARIEHAYRIAHRLQAHESETLCLVHLADTLAGVGEFTEAGRRLAQAQRLAQRLGRLQQRLVEEARARFELARGDVAAARVHLDRVLASEAGSSRDRLEPATRTLIAAIHRAHREWPEALRHYRAARELASTSGGHPAVPVLICLGVSAVRRGQGDPAAALPHAEEGEQMARTRGLRTALGDALTELAVVRLDLGEPETAAGLAESAIAVHRETGRRPGEAQALEVLGRARLATHGPRVARPLWTEALAHYVTMGVVDTSAVRARLAEHGATP, from the coding sequence GTGACCGGGCTGGAGTTCCAGGTCCTCGGTCCGTTGCAGGTGAGCAGGGCCGGCCGGGTGCTGCGGATCGGCGCGGCCCAGCACCGGGTGCTGCTGGCCTGCCTGCTGCTCAGTCCCGGCAAGCCGATCGAGGCGGACGCCATCGCGGGCCACCTGTGGCCGAGGGAGGCCGCCCGGCCGCGCAACCCGCGCGGCGCGGTGCACACCTACGTGCAGCGGCTGCGCGCCCGCCTGGGCGCCGAGGTGATCCGCACCGTGGCGCACGGCTACCTGCTCGACGTGCCGCCGGAAGCCGTTGACCTGCACCGGTTCGCCGCGCACCTGCGCCGCGCGGACGAGGCCCAGGACACCGAGGTGGAGCACGCCGAGCTGACCGCGGCGCTGGCCCAGTGGCACGGCGAGCCCTTCGCCGACGTGCCCGCGCCGGGCTTCACCGAACCGGAGGCGGCCCGCTGGCAGGAGCGCAGGCTGACCGCGCTGGCCAGGCGGATCCAGCTGGACCTGGACCGCGGCGAGCACAACGCGGTGATCGGCGAGCTCCAGCTGCTCACCCGGCGGCACCCGGTGCGGGAGGTGTTCTGGAGCCAGCTGATGGTCGCCCTCTACCGTGCCCAGCGCCCGGCCGAGGCGGTGCAGGTCTACGCCACCGCGGCGGCCACCCTGCAGGCCGAGCTGGGCATCTCGCCGGGGGCCCGGCTGCGCTGGACGCACGAGGCGGTGCTGACCAACGCCCCTGGGCTGGCCGCGCCGCCACCGGCGGCCGAGCTGTGGCGACCGGCCTGCCAGCTGCCCTCCGACATCAGTGACTTCACCGGCCGGCACACCGAGCTGACCGAGCTGGGCGAGCTGCTGGCGCGGCAGCGGGAGCAGCGGGTGCTGGTGTGCGGGCAGCCCGGCATCGGCAAGACCGCGCTCGCGGTGCGCGCCGGGCACCTGCTGCGCCCGGCCTTCCCGGACGGCCAGCTCTACGTCAACCTGCGCGGCTACTGCCCCGGCGAGCAGCTCGACCCCGCCCAGGTGCTCGGCCAGTTCCTGCGCGCGCTCGGCGTGCCCGCCGACCAGGTTCCCTACCGCACCGCGGACCGGATCAGCCGCTACCGGGCGCTGCTGGCCGGGCGGCGGGTGCTGGTGCTGCTGGACAACGCGGGCTCGGCGGCCCAGCTGCTGCCGCTGCTGCCGGACACCCCCGGCTGCGCCGCGCTGGTCACCAGCCGCAACGCGCTGTCCACTGTGGACTGTCATCGGATCCGGCTGGACCCGTTGGGGGAACAGGACTCCCTGGACCTGATCGGCGCGATCCTCGGCCCGGAACACCTGGCGGCGCACCGCGCGGCCGCCGCCGAGCTGGCCGGTCTGTGCGCGCGGCTGCCGCTGGCGCTGCGCATCGCCGCGGCCAACCTGACCGTCCGCGGCGAGCCGGACCTGCCCGGCTACGTGCACGAGCTGGCCACCGGCAACCGGCTGGCCGCGCTGGCCATCGACGGCGACGACGACGCGGCCGTGCACCGCGCCTTCGACCTGTCCTACGCCACGCTTTCCCCTGCCGCGCAACGGGTCTTCCGCGACCTCGGCCTGGTGCCCGGCCCCGACTTCACCGCCGCGCACGCCGCCGTGCTCACCGGGTGCACCCGGGAGGAGGCGGCCGAGCTGCTGCACCAGCTGGCCACCGCGCACCTGGTGCAGGAGCACCGCGAGGGCCGCTACCAGTTCCACGACCTGCTCCGGCTCTACACCGGCAGGCAGCGCGACCTGGAGGACCCGCCGGAGGCGGTGGCCGAGGCGCGGCAGCGGCTGCTGGCCTACCTGCTGGACTGTGCGAGCTACGCCGCCGTGCTGCTCTACGCCGAGGCCCCGCGCGAGGGCGTCGGCGAGCAGGCCCCCTTCACCGACTCCGACGGCGCCAAGCACTGGCTGGACGCCGAACGCGCCACCCTGGTGGCCGCCGTGCTGGCCACCCAGGAGCAGCCGGACGAGCTGTGCGTGGCCCTGGCCACCGCGCTGACCACCCACTTCTGGACCAACGGGCACTTCGAGGAGCAGGTGCTCAGCTGCGAGGCCGGGCTGCGCTCGGCGCGGCGGCAGGGCCTGGTCCTCGGGCAGGCCGACATGCACAACGCGCTCAGCGGGGCGCTGTCGGTGTACGGGCGGGTGGCCGAGGCGGTGCGGCACGGCGCGCTGGCGGTGTGCCGCTACCGCGAGGTCGGCTCCCGCTCGGGAAAGGCCATGGCGCTGACCAACATCGGCATGGCCTACGAGGTCGCCACCCGGTTCCACCGGGCGATCGCCCGCTACACCGAGGCGATCCGGCTCAGCGCCGAGGCCGGGTTCCCGGCGGGTGAGGGCTACGCCAGCCAGGGCCTGCACTCGGCCTACGTCGCGGTCGGCCGGCTGCCCGAGGCGGTCGCCCGGATCGAGCACGCCTACCGGATCGCGCACCGGCTACAGGCGCACGAGTCGGAGACGCTGTGCCTGGTGCACCTGGCCGACACCCTGGCCGGGGTGGGCGAGTTCACCGAGGCCGGCCGGCGGCTGGCCCAGGCGCAGCGGCTGGCCCAGCGCCTGGGCCGGTTGCAGCAGCGCCTGGTCGAGGAGGCCCGCGCCCGGTTCGAGCTGGCCAGGGGCGATGTGGCGGCCGCGCGGGTGCACCTGGACCGGGTGCTGGCCAGCGAGGCGGGCAGCTCGCGGGACCGCCTGGAACCGGCCACCCGCACGCTGATCGCGGCCATCCACCGCGCGCACCGGGAGTGGCCCGAGGCGCTGCGGCACTACCGGGCCGCCCGCGAGCTGGCCAGCACCTCCGGCGGCCACCCCGCGGTCCCGGTGCTGATCTGCCTCGGCGTCTCCGCGGTGCGCCGGGGCCAGGGCGACCCGGCCGCGGCGCTGCCACACGCCGAGGAGGGCGAGCAGATGGCCCGCACCAGGGGCCTGCGCACCGCGCTCGGCGACGCGCTCACCGAGCTGGCCGTGGTGCGGCTGGACCTCGGCGAGCCGGAGACCGCGGCCGGGCTGGCCGAGTCCGCGATCGCGGTGCACCGGGAGACCGGCAGGCGACCGGGTGAGGCGCAGGCGCTGGAGGTGCTGGGCCGGGCCAGACTGGCCACCCACGGCCCGCGTGTCGCCCGTCCACTGTGGACAGAGGCGCTGGCACACTACGTGACCATGGGCGTGGTGGACACCAGCGCCGTCCGGGCCAGGCTGGCCGAGCACGGAGCCACCCCGTGA